Proteins found in one Eriocheir sinensis breed Jianghai 21 chromosome 14, ASM2467909v1, whole genome shotgun sequence genomic segment:
- the LOC126998560 gene encoding low-density lipoprotein receptor-related protein 1B-like isoform X3 — protein sequence MTICPSNCLCDVSAGRHVEHHNMMSPEECFAPHLPRERGTPFSVSCGARAQGKGRCCLPGPQPRHRLHVWRCNGEGVSCCLMADKEGRVGVFVVAVFILVAATAPLQSHGAEEPLDKDGKVLKQLISHNKDLSGRLTLAMGDILRRRQTSGCTLGLYEAQKSATKKAQLLARELAVIAISLYKETRRFQAPELGTCTNQCLENEWLCKTGKCIPLAQRCDAKNDCGDMSDEGPYCMAGCGPDSFRCPTDNKCLPYSARCNGVPDCTYGIDEYCQTSCGSGQFLCLRDQRCIDHHWTCDGHLDCSDGADEKLCGWKESVATNTSQLNSPRLKVCQHGEFRCATGNTCIPLHLVCDYALNCGDGSDERNCPVITTPAPTTIPQRMCPPNMFQCASTQRCIYSWWRCDGHSECEDGSDELACPHGTKCGKNHFFCLRDKTCIAANRRCDGVTDCSDTSDEVGCTPPPPPPLPQPVTLPPRVKFCHHGEFRCVRDNSCIPSHLVCNYVLNCNDGSDESNCPATTTPAPASTTQSVCSGFKCRSGWCIPNEYVCDGYRDCFGADDERNCDSRTTPTTSTSTTPTTSTSTSTTPTTSTTPTTSTTPTTSTSTTPTTSISTTTSTTTTEGVTETTTEPGIRFGVTSTTPFFVPVTFDTPTSTTTSTTTTTTPATTTTTTPMTAADQVADVTCNAGSIPCTAESCIHERLACSRLARTVCTIMTKAVQETCELCLASGVRGGDCFDRSGLSVKRCRNWGWSSSKCQTLINRFKFHQHHKG from the exons ATGACTATCTGTCCCTCTAACTGTCTATGTGATGTCAGCGCGGGGCGTCACGTTGAGCACCACAATATGATGAGTCCGGAGGAATGCTTTGCTCCACACCTGCCGAGGGAGCGTGGCACACCGTTCAGTGTTTCCTGCGGTGCCCGAGCGCAAGGAAAGGGCCGCTGCTGCCTCCCAGGGCCTCAGCCGCGTCATCGCCTGCACGTGTGGAGGTGTAACGGGGAAGGTGTCTCCTGCTGCCTT ATGGCGGATAAGGAGGGTCGCGTCGGGGTGTTCGTGGTGGCCGTGTTCATCCTGGTGGCTGCCACGGCGCCGCTCCAGAGCCACGGGGCGGAGGAACCCTTGGACAAAGACGGGAAAGTTCTGAAGCAACTCATCAGCCACAACAAGGACCTCAGCGGCCGCCTAACACTGGCCATGGGGGACATTCTGCGCAGGCGACAAACCAGCGGGTGCACCTTAG GTCTGTACGAGGCGCAGAAGTCGGCGACGAAGAAGGCCCAGCTCTTAGCGCGGGAGTTGGCCGTCATTGCCATCAGCTTGTACAAGGAGACCCGCAGATTCCAGGCGCCGGAGCTTGGCACTTGCACGAACCAATGTCTGGA GAACGAGTGGCTGTGCAAGACCGGCAAATGCATCCCGCTGGCCCAACGCTGCGACGCCAAGAACGACTGCGGGGACATGTCCGACGAGGGCCCCTACTGCATG GCTGGATGCGGGCCGGACAGTTTCAGGTGCCCGACTGACAACAAGTGCCTCCCCTACTCGGCCAGGTGTAACGGCGTGCCTGACTGTACCTACGGCATCGATGAATACTGCCAG ACCTCGTGTGGCAGCGGGCAGTTCTTGTGCCTCCGCGACCAGCGCTGCATTGACCACCACTGGACTTGCGATGGTCACCTCGACTGCTCAGACGGCGCCGACGAGAAGCTGTGTGGATGGAAGGAGAGCGTGGCGACAAACACATCACAG CTCAACAGTCCTCGTCTAAAAGTCTGTCAGCATGGGGAGTTCCGGTGTGCGACGGGGAACACCTGCATCCCCTTACACCTGGTCTGTGATTACGCTTTGAACTGCGGCGACGGAAGTGACGAGAGAAACTGTCCTGTGATTACCACACCGGCACCCACTACGATACCTCAG CGGATGTGCCCACCGAACATGTTCCAGTGTGCTTCGACGCAGAGGTGCATCTACTCCTGGTGGAGGTGTGACGGCCACAGCGAGTGCGAGGACGGGAGCGACGAGCTGGCCTGCCCGCACGGG ACAAAGTGTGGCAAAAACCACTTCTTCTGTTTACGAGACAAAACTTGCATTGCGGCCAACCGCCGGTGTGACGGGGTGACGGACTGCTCTGACACCAGCGACGAGGTGGGCTgtaccccgccaccaccaccgccgctaccaCAACCAGTGACGCTGCCGCCGAGGGTGAAG TTTTGCCACCACGGAGAGTTCCGCTGTGTGAGGGACAACAGCTGCATCCCCTCACACTTGGTTTGCAACTATGTCCTCAACTGTAACGACGGAAGTGACGAGAGCAACTGTCCGGCGACCACCACACCAGCGCCCGCCTCGACCACTCAG TCGGTGTGCTCCGGGTTCAAATGCCGGTCCGGTTGGTGCATCCCTAACGAGTACGTGTGTGACGGTTACCGAGACTGCTTCGGAGCCGACGACGAGCGGAACTGCGACTCACGAACCACAcccacaacctcaacctcaaccacacccacaacctcaacctcaacCTCAACCACACCCACAACCTCAACCACACCCACAACCTCAACCACAcccacaacctcaacctcaacCACACCCACAACCTCAATTTCAACCACAACCTCAACCACAACTACCGAAGGCGTCACTGAAACG ACGACCGAGCCGGGGATACGTTTCGGAGTGACCTCGACAACACCCTTCTTCGTCCCCGTCACCTTCGACactcccacctccaccacaacaagcaccaccaccacaaccacccctgcaaccaccaccaccaccactcccatgaCGGCGGCAGATCAA GTGGCTGACGTGACATGCAACGCTGGCTCCATCCCCTGCACAGCCGAAAGTTGCATCCATGAGCGCCTTGCCTGCTCCAGGCTTGCCCGAACCGTGTGCACCATTATGACGAAGGCGGTGCAAGAGACGTGTGAG CTATGTCTTGCAAGTGGCGTGAGGGGAGGAGACTGCTTCGACAGGTCCGGACTTAGTGTCAAA AGGTGCAGAAATTGGGGTTGGAGCTCATCAAAGTGCCAAACCCTCATAAATCGGTTCAAG TTCCACCAACATCACAAAGGCTGA
- the LOC126998560 gene encoding low-density lipoprotein receptor-related protein 1B-like isoform X2 encodes MTICPSNCLCDVSAGRHVEHHNMMSPEECFAPHLPRERGTPFSVSCGARAQGKGRCCLPGPQPRHRLHVWRCNGEGVSCCLVIISPMADKEGRVGVFVVAVFILVAATAPLQSHGAEEPLDKDGKVLKQLISHNKDLSGRLTLAMGDILRRRQTSGCTLGLYEAQKSATKKAQLLARELAVIAISLYKETRRFQAPELGTCTNQCLENEWLCKTGKCIPLAQRCDAKNDCGDMSDEGPYCMAGCGPDSFRCPTDNKCLPYSARCNGVPDCTYGIDEYCQTSCGSGQFLCLRDQRCIDHHWTCDGHLDCSDGADEKLCGWKESVATNTSQLNSPRLKVCQHGEFRCATGNTCIPLHLVCDYALNCGDGSDERNCPVITTPAPTTIPQRMCPPNMFQCASTQRCIYSWWRCDGHSECEDGSDELACPHGTKCGKNHFFCLRDKTCIAANRRCDGVTDCSDTSDEVGCTPPPPPPLPQPVTLPPRVKFCHHGEFRCVRDNSCIPSHLVCNYVLNCNDGSDESNCPATTTPAPASTTQSVCSGFKCRSGWCIPNEYVCDGYRDCFGADDERNCDSRTTPTTSTSTTPTTSTSTSTTPTTSTTPTTSTTPTTSTSTTPTTSISTTTSTTTTEGVTETTTEPGIRFGVTSTTPFFVPVTFDTPTSTTTSTTTTTTPATTTTTTPMTAADQVADVTCNAGSIPCTAESCIHERLACSRLARTVCTIMTKAVQETCELCLASGVRGGDCFDRSGLSVKRCRNWGWSSSKCQTLINRFKFHQHHKG; translated from the exons ATGACTATCTGTCCCTCTAACTGTCTATGTGATGTCAGCGCGGGGCGTCACGTTGAGCACCACAATATGATGAGTCCGGAGGAATGCTTTGCTCCACACCTGCCGAGGGAGCGTGGCACACCGTTCAGTGTTTCCTGCGGTGCCCGAGCGCAAGGAAAGGGCCGCTGCTGCCTCCCAGGGCCTCAGCCGCGTCATCGCCTGCACGTGTGGAGGTGTAACGGGGAAGGTGTCTCCTGCTGCCTTGTAATTATTTCCCCG ATGGCGGATAAGGAGGGTCGCGTCGGGGTGTTCGTGGTGGCCGTGTTCATCCTGGTGGCTGCCACGGCGCCGCTCCAGAGCCACGGGGCGGAGGAACCCTTGGACAAAGACGGGAAAGTTCTGAAGCAACTCATCAGCCACAACAAGGACCTCAGCGGCCGCCTAACACTGGCCATGGGGGACATTCTGCGCAGGCGACAAACCAGCGGGTGCACCTTAG GTCTGTACGAGGCGCAGAAGTCGGCGACGAAGAAGGCCCAGCTCTTAGCGCGGGAGTTGGCCGTCATTGCCATCAGCTTGTACAAGGAGACCCGCAGATTCCAGGCGCCGGAGCTTGGCACTTGCACGAACCAATGTCTGGA GAACGAGTGGCTGTGCAAGACCGGCAAATGCATCCCGCTGGCCCAACGCTGCGACGCCAAGAACGACTGCGGGGACATGTCCGACGAGGGCCCCTACTGCATG GCTGGATGCGGGCCGGACAGTTTCAGGTGCCCGACTGACAACAAGTGCCTCCCCTACTCGGCCAGGTGTAACGGCGTGCCTGACTGTACCTACGGCATCGATGAATACTGCCAG ACCTCGTGTGGCAGCGGGCAGTTCTTGTGCCTCCGCGACCAGCGCTGCATTGACCACCACTGGACTTGCGATGGTCACCTCGACTGCTCAGACGGCGCCGACGAGAAGCTGTGTGGATGGAAGGAGAGCGTGGCGACAAACACATCACAG CTCAACAGTCCTCGTCTAAAAGTCTGTCAGCATGGGGAGTTCCGGTGTGCGACGGGGAACACCTGCATCCCCTTACACCTGGTCTGTGATTACGCTTTGAACTGCGGCGACGGAAGTGACGAGAGAAACTGTCCTGTGATTACCACACCGGCACCCACTACGATACCTCAG CGGATGTGCCCACCGAACATGTTCCAGTGTGCTTCGACGCAGAGGTGCATCTACTCCTGGTGGAGGTGTGACGGCCACAGCGAGTGCGAGGACGGGAGCGACGAGCTGGCCTGCCCGCACGGG ACAAAGTGTGGCAAAAACCACTTCTTCTGTTTACGAGACAAAACTTGCATTGCGGCCAACCGCCGGTGTGACGGGGTGACGGACTGCTCTGACACCAGCGACGAGGTGGGCTgtaccccgccaccaccaccgccgctaccaCAACCAGTGACGCTGCCGCCGAGGGTGAAG TTTTGCCACCACGGAGAGTTCCGCTGTGTGAGGGACAACAGCTGCATCCCCTCACACTTGGTTTGCAACTATGTCCTCAACTGTAACGACGGAAGTGACGAGAGCAACTGTCCGGCGACCACCACACCAGCGCCCGCCTCGACCACTCAG TCGGTGTGCTCCGGGTTCAAATGCCGGTCCGGTTGGTGCATCCCTAACGAGTACGTGTGTGACGGTTACCGAGACTGCTTCGGAGCCGACGACGAGCGGAACTGCGACTCACGAACCACAcccacaacctcaacctcaaccacacccacaacctcaacctcaacCTCAACCACACCCACAACCTCAACCACACCCACAACCTCAACCACAcccacaacctcaacctcaacCACACCCACAACCTCAATTTCAACCACAACCTCAACCACAACTACCGAAGGCGTCACTGAAACG ACGACCGAGCCGGGGATACGTTTCGGAGTGACCTCGACAACACCCTTCTTCGTCCCCGTCACCTTCGACactcccacctccaccacaacaagcaccaccaccacaaccacccctgcaaccaccaccaccaccactcccatgaCGGCGGCAGATCAA GTGGCTGACGTGACATGCAACGCTGGCTCCATCCCCTGCACAGCCGAAAGTTGCATCCATGAGCGCCTTGCCTGCTCCAGGCTTGCCCGAACCGTGTGCACCATTATGACGAAGGCGGTGCAAGAGACGTGTGAG CTATGTCTTGCAAGTGGCGTGAGGGGAGGAGACTGCTTCGACAGGTCCGGACTTAGTGTCAAA AGGTGCAGAAATTGGGGTTGGAGCTCATCAAAGTGCCAAACCCTCATAAATCGGTTCAAG TTCCACCAACATCACAAAGGCTGA
- the LOC126998560 gene encoding low-density lipoprotein receptor-related protein 1B-like isoform X1, which translates to MHRYSQGVDAATPAGSGALETTVTGTLALVQKQHLPHLDYHCLQTNKITIRVVLVLFFCYFCCCCCYYCLLVLDAEKKVSTLSCVPQMADKEGRVGVFVVAVFILVAATAPLQSHGAEEPLDKDGKVLKQLISHNKDLSGRLTLAMGDILRRRQTSGCTLGLYEAQKSATKKAQLLARELAVIAISLYKETRRFQAPELGTCTNQCLENEWLCKTGKCIPLAQRCDAKNDCGDMSDEGPYCMAGCGPDSFRCPTDNKCLPYSARCNGVPDCTYGIDEYCQTSCGSGQFLCLRDQRCIDHHWTCDGHLDCSDGADEKLCGWKESVATNTSQLNSPRLKVCQHGEFRCATGNTCIPLHLVCDYALNCGDGSDERNCPVITTPAPTTIPQRMCPPNMFQCASTQRCIYSWWRCDGHSECEDGSDELACPHGTKCGKNHFFCLRDKTCIAANRRCDGVTDCSDTSDEVGCTPPPPPPLPQPVTLPPRVKFCHHGEFRCVRDNSCIPSHLVCNYVLNCNDGSDESNCPATTTPAPASTTQSVCSGFKCRSGWCIPNEYVCDGYRDCFGADDERNCDSRTTPTTSTSTTPTTSTSTSTTPTTSTTPTTSTTPTTSTSTTPTTSISTTTSTTTTEGVTETTTEPGIRFGVTSTTPFFVPVTFDTPTSTTTSTTTTTTPATTTTTTPMTAADQVADVTCNAGSIPCTAESCIHERLACSRLARTVCTIMTKAVQETCELCLASGVRGGDCFDRSGLSVKRCRNWGWSSSKCQTLINRFKFHQHHKG; encoded by the exons ATGCACCGTTACAGTCAAGGTGTAGACGCAGCAACACCAGCAGGATCAGGAGCGTTAGAAACAACAGTAACGGGAACATTAGCACTAGTTCAGAAACAGCACCTTCCACATCTTGACTACCACTGTCTACAAACCAACAAAATCACAATACGAGTGGTTCTGGTGCTGTTTTTTTGCTAtttctgttgctgttgctgctactactgcttgcTAGTACTTGATGCGGAAAAAAAAGTGAGCACTCTCTCGTGTGTGCCCCAGATGGCGGATAAGGAGGGTCGCGTCGGGGTGTTCGTGGTGGCCGTGTTCATCCTGGTGGCTGCCACGGCGCCGCTCCAGAGCCACGGGGCGGAGGAACCCTTGGACAAAGACGGGAAAGTTCTGAAGCAACTCATCAGCCACAACAAGGACCTCAGCGGCCGCCTAACACTGGCCATGGGGGACATTCTGCGCAGGCGACAAACCAGCGGGTGCACCTTAG GTCTGTACGAGGCGCAGAAGTCGGCGACGAAGAAGGCCCAGCTCTTAGCGCGGGAGTTGGCCGTCATTGCCATCAGCTTGTACAAGGAGACCCGCAGATTCCAGGCGCCGGAGCTTGGCACTTGCACGAACCAATGTCTGGA GAACGAGTGGCTGTGCAAGACCGGCAAATGCATCCCGCTGGCCCAACGCTGCGACGCCAAGAACGACTGCGGGGACATGTCCGACGAGGGCCCCTACTGCATG GCTGGATGCGGGCCGGACAGTTTCAGGTGCCCGACTGACAACAAGTGCCTCCCCTACTCGGCCAGGTGTAACGGCGTGCCTGACTGTACCTACGGCATCGATGAATACTGCCAG ACCTCGTGTGGCAGCGGGCAGTTCTTGTGCCTCCGCGACCAGCGCTGCATTGACCACCACTGGACTTGCGATGGTCACCTCGACTGCTCAGACGGCGCCGACGAGAAGCTGTGTGGATGGAAGGAGAGCGTGGCGACAAACACATCACAG CTCAACAGTCCTCGTCTAAAAGTCTGTCAGCATGGGGAGTTCCGGTGTGCGACGGGGAACACCTGCATCCCCTTACACCTGGTCTGTGATTACGCTTTGAACTGCGGCGACGGAAGTGACGAGAGAAACTGTCCTGTGATTACCACACCGGCACCCACTACGATACCTCAG CGGATGTGCCCACCGAACATGTTCCAGTGTGCTTCGACGCAGAGGTGCATCTACTCCTGGTGGAGGTGTGACGGCCACAGCGAGTGCGAGGACGGGAGCGACGAGCTGGCCTGCCCGCACGGG ACAAAGTGTGGCAAAAACCACTTCTTCTGTTTACGAGACAAAACTTGCATTGCGGCCAACCGCCGGTGTGACGGGGTGACGGACTGCTCTGACACCAGCGACGAGGTGGGCTgtaccccgccaccaccaccgccgctaccaCAACCAGTGACGCTGCCGCCGAGGGTGAAG TTTTGCCACCACGGAGAGTTCCGCTGTGTGAGGGACAACAGCTGCATCCCCTCACACTTGGTTTGCAACTATGTCCTCAACTGTAACGACGGAAGTGACGAGAGCAACTGTCCGGCGACCACCACACCAGCGCCCGCCTCGACCACTCAG TCGGTGTGCTCCGGGTTCAAATGCCGGTCCGGTTGGTGCATCCCTAACGAGTACGTGTGTGACGGTTACCGAGACTGCTTCGGAGCCGACGACGAGCGGAACTGCGACTCACGAACCACAcccacaacctcaacctcaaccacacccacaacctcaacctcaacCTCAACCACACCCACAACCTCAACCACACCCACAACCTCAACCACAcccacaacctcaacctcaacCACACCCACAACCTCAATTTCAACCACAACCTCAACCACAACTACCGAAGGCGTCACTGAAACG ACGACCGAGCCGGGGATACGTTTCGGAGTGACCTCGACAACACCCTTCTTCGTCCCCGTCACCTTCGACactcccacctccaccacaacaagcaccaccaccacaaccacccctgcaaccaccaccaccaccactcccatgaCGGCGGCAGATCAA GTGGCTGACGTGACATGCAACGCTGGCTCCATCCCCTGCACAGCCGAAAGTTGCATCCATGAGCGCCTTGCCTGCTCCAGGCTTGCCCGAACCGTGTGCACCATTATGACGAAGGCGGTGCAAGAGACGTGTGAG CTATGTCTTGCAAGTGGCGTGAGGGGAGGAGACTGCTTCGACAGGTCCGGACTTAGTGTCAAA AGGTGCAGAAATTGGGGTTGGAGCTCATCAAAGTGCCAAACCCTCATAAATCGGTTCAAG TTCCACCAACATCACAAAGGCTGA